In one Nitrososphaerota archaeon genomic region, the following are encoded:
- a CDS encoding ribbon-helix-helix protein, CopG family: MVKKISISLPEELFRNLSRLSKNTNKSKSSIIVEALKAYISIPEEPIKPDIYPTALWKLRNQSFIKLRSPKLAMNRVRSDWIIESEV; encoded by the coding sequence ATGGTTAAGAAAATAAGTATAAGTCTTCCAGAAGAATTGTTCAGGAACCTTTCACGTTTATCAAAAAATACAAATAAATCTAAGAGCTCAATAATAGTTGAGGCTCTTAAAGCCTATATTAGCATTCCTGAAGAGCCTATTAAACCTGATATTTATCCAACTGCATTATGGAAATTAAGAAATCAAAGTTTTATTAAATTAAGATCTCCAAAGTTAGCAATGAATAGAGTGAGAAGTGATTGGATCATTGAGTCTGAAGTATAA
- a CDS encoding STT3 domain-containing protein, whose amino-acid sequence MGEMETSRISSIKMKIEKIHKKIKRKLPKTTTLLEATIIMSCLIIAFIIRMTPLKYGATLSEFDPYWQYKMAKYITDRGWGGFKDFFSWYDTTVWYPFGRSPSQTSFYGLSFLLAFVKLSLETIGINIETMDLAIIFPVILGTFAVLLMYYFGKEIGGKTAGLLAALLLAINTAHIGRTHLGWFDDESLAVPLMIIAFIAYLRANKETSTKISTIVYSIIAGISLGYMTASWGASRFPMMFIPVYALVLVILGRYRRQLLIATTITMSVAIMIATHVPKLGPGYLKEITVLTSIAAIVVLAIIEISKLAKPEKQLAIQIMMIGAIIIAAVVIEAIGIVALPGTKFLSVIMPTLREELPILVSVAEHQMPTWATIYLDYGPALLLIPFGIYYMVTKRKDTDIFLALLTLFSTYFLASMARLTLIAAPVFTLVAAYALSEILKMTARNLQKIMVEGKKRYRGALPSPEYVVLTPLVIISMIIFYVTPYAILPTSYNRVSPLENVQTPTTLLSSSVPIRGTVDAWAKALLWIKDNTPPGAVILSWWDYGYWINVVGNRTTLADNGTLNSTQIGWIAYAFMSREEVAIKVLKRFNVDYVAIFVTHDGQRLLGYGEEGKWIWMLRIANQESKNLGVSKFNESAYVGAGGNIVYASDKFWSETLIGNLNPYKPTTWQGQTYFIYQEPSLKYFKLVFSSDNPHTAVAYVYIYKVIYEGID is encoded by the coding sequence ATGGGAGAAATGGAGACTTCAAGAATTTCAAGCATAAAAATGAAAATAGAGAAAATTCATAAAAAGATAAAAAGGAAACTTCCAAAAACAACAACTTTATTGGAAGCAACAATAATAATGTCATGTTTAATAATAGCATTTATAATAAGAATGACGCCATTAAAATATGGAGCAACATTATCTGAATTTGATCCTTATTGGCAATATAAAATGGCAAAATATATAACTGATAGAGGATGGGGAGGATTTAAAGATTTTTTCTCATGGTATGATACAACAGTATGGTATCCATTTGGAAGAAGCCCATCGCAAACATCTTTTTATGGTTTATCATTTTTATTAGCTTTTGTAAAACTTTCATTAGAAACAATTGGAATAAATATAGAAACAATGGATTTAGCAATAATATTTCCAGTAATTTTAGGAACATTTGCAGTACTTTTAATGTATTATTTTGGAAAAGAGATAGGTGGAAAAACAGCAGGATTGTTAGCAGCATTATTATTAGCAATAAATACAGCACATATAGGAAGAACTCATTTAGGATGGTTTGATGATGAATCTTTGGCAGTACCATTAATGATAATCGCATTTATAGCATATTTAAGAGCAAATAAAGAAACAAGTACAAAAATATCAACAATTGTATATAGCATAATAGCAGGGATTTCATTAGGATACATGACAGCAAGTTGGGGAGCTTCAAGATTTCCAATGATGTTTATACCAGTATATGCTTTAGTATTAGTAATATTAGGAAGATATAGAAGACAGTTATTAATTGCAACAACAATAACGATGAGTGTAGCGATAATGATAGCAACTCATGTTCCAAAATTAGGACCTGGATATTTGAAAGAAATAACAGTATTAACAAGTATAGCAGCAATAGTAGTGTTAGCAATAATAGAAATAAGCAAATTAGCAAAGCCGGAAAAACAATTAGCAATACAAATAATGATGATAGGAGCAATAATAATTGCAGCAGTGGTTATAGAAGCAATAGGAATAGTAGCATTGCCAGGAACAAAATTTTTATCAGTAATAATGCCAACTTTAAGAGAAGAATTGCCAATATTAGTAAGTGTAGCAGAACATCAAATGCCAACATGGGCAACAATATACTTGGATTATGGACCAGCATTGTTATTAATACCTTTTGGAATATATTATATGGTAACAAAAAGAAAAGATACTGATATATTCTTAGCATTATTAACTTTATTTTCAACATATTTCTTAGCGTCGATGGCAAGATTAACATTGATAGCAGCACCAGTATTTACATTAGTAGCAGCATACGCGCTTTCAGAAATATTAAAGATGACAGCAAGAAATCTACAAAAAATAATGGTTGAAGGGAAGAAAAGATATAGAGGAGCTTTACCTTCACCAGAATATGTTGTATTAACACCATTAGTGATAATATCGATGATAATATTTTATGTGACACCATATGCAATATTGCCAACTTCATATAATAGAGTATCACCATTAGAAAATGTTCAAACACCAACAACATTACTATCAAGCAGCGTACCAATAAGAGGTACTGTAGATGCATGGGCAAAGGCTCTTTTATGGATAAAAGATAACACTCCACCTGGGGCAGTCATACTATCCTGGTGGGACTACGGATATTGGATAAATGTAGTGGGTAATAGGACTACCCTAGCGGATAATGGTACTCTTAACTCTACTCAAATTGGTTGGATTGCTTATGCTTTTATGAGTAGAGAAGAAGTTGCTATCAAAGTTCTTAAAAGATTTAATGTAGATTATGTTGCTATTTTTGTTACTCATGATGGACAAAGATTGCTTGGTTATGGTGAAGAGGGAAAATGGATTTGGATGTTAAGAATTGCTAATCAGGAATCTAAAAATTTAGGCGTTTCCAAATTTAATGAAAGTGCTTATGTTGGAGCAGGTGGCAATATTGTTTATGCTAGCGACAAATTCTGGAGTGAAACTTTAATTGGAAATTTGAACCCTTACAAACCTACTACTTGGCAAGGCCAAACCTACTTCATTTATCAAGAGCCAAGCTTGAAATATTTCAAGCTTGTTTTTAGTAGCGATAATCCTCACACTGCCGTTGCTTATGTCTATATCTATAAAGTCATTTACGAAGGTATCGATTAA